A part of Syngnathoides biaculeatus isolate LvHL_M chromosome 21, ASM1980259v1, whole genome shotgun sequence genomic DNA contains:
- the LOC133494872 gene encoding ankyrin-2-like isoform X1: MFVPFHLNFSFYLIILTSQFIIHGTEDEEMATSVRNSELIRQPDLLVEVSEMKQDLIKMTAILTADPSKKSPSLEGSGPEKGAHDVSRVPLELMEKDLEKVKEDLEKVSKILQSGTYEGDATEETEAEDWVVLSDREIEEAQMNGALKSPGPALHPYKGDGGTPRSKVTKDSSNVKEHLLDAPKAKSTTLTKVQTRLGSEEEDEQQGLHSTISDTSQSVSPLVEETPIGSIKDKVKALQQKVEAEQTGKGITPSQLPVSAKLPPNLIQIRQHRARPEAGSEKREESISVKELMQVFQKEPSHRESGTCKPKTSTVQRLEDTTKSENLLLKSVCKEQRVSLDSKICPLSNVEKKPTTESELTKSRNFEKGDNEDNYQDEGAAAFSTSASSGTPHLSSEDSCKHEGLATPDSSPESLCLSPKNEQQTAQTAGKTTAAFEISSQGTEKTGIPCKSQGLGPGDQLSTDLTCDVSFGEAAHDSTPSESTSDARTRPRCFKSDAEQNTVSNTVEQLNDDDSPNFELSLPLASSQTSKSFYKCHGSLELFLKQDSDPLSPLAEDSLPVSHKDSLEGSPIDENSSIKSPDSIEPSPTKESPPRDSLESSPVNHSSFTFEVDRPSQSPIPPESFNEAAFKDTLRGRRFRDPEGSADDDSCELTSQMTSSGKSPPSPDTPSSDEVSYDLNPNHPDHSSLSFQFKPAVIYEDPEEDDTSDSSEPQKRVTAKMKSVDEMEGDIEFPRDTQCKFGVKRLTEETGLPLLVFSHNKVHSSFSAGVHDGPNAKDLNQTARMSQEEAKKDLSKLTLKTALQPTVAPAVVADTRSHSKAALTPNTENRTDEQKEDSLRKSKEIMPELGVARLPNFTPASNVTDEVKAGPEVGLDTHSETKESFKPQFCIYDDTDEDELEHPRTESKGVTARVDAAYSWSAMLDNGNDFEARLKVEDEKILNLVVDSQSLPGTPDTTPGKTPTEESTPTSEPNPFLFQEGKLFEMTRSGAIDMTKRSCEQDVGGFAFFQIGEHPHEEPILENSKQECRASAAQQEVGLNLKLEVKIKEQAEETVPSQLQLATEVDQASAKSKIPKMGLSASAKPAAKDQPNPGSQMAETDHNINRASSDLDSSSPDQMIMNVENAETTITRSIYAEQGRESSDSSPDDSKSLIQTPKLTEVPQQSASGTVPLKTQSKPPHQVQNKTAPAAVAKSRIPIKSKSLKSESLGKSAEDKKHREPSNRDTHRKSEMDTGTCVDVKTKTSTKNLSEGASIRATANKGESKPKVFQSRLPIKGKSGASSSQSSTTSKDKSKTRKHSAGAFEEISDEAAKLVERLAEEKKDDDDDASEDERGLIDLSVLKRDSFGDMHPLPLGEVLAIGRLHDVAVETQMEQIVDGRAQSQGAQGGAESKKQTLSVIADHLGFSWEELARELEFSEERINFIRTENPDSLRDQSYALLDLWTEGEGIDAIETTLIKRLSEINRRDIVDLIHNRETPSAQEGSSDTTAMKPEPQNEMDSTCTPEASGEPARGVKQQRPGATPSSRFEVEPAKDRKVGKVVKTTVTTRRRSRDTSREHLEKTPDTSSPAGERPSRKTAAAP; encoded by the exons ATGTTTGTCCcctttcatttgaatttttcattttatttgattattttaactTCTCAATTCATCATCCACGGCACGGAAGATGAAGAAATGGCGACGTCAGTCCGAAACTCTGAGCTAATTCGACAACCCGACCTACTAGTAGAGGTGTCTGAGATGAAACAAGATTTGATCAAAATGACGGCTATTTTAACAGCCGATCCTTCGAAGAAATCCCCTTCTCTGGAAGGGAGTGGTCCTGAGAAAGGAGCGCACGATGTTTCGAGGGTGCCGTTAGAATTAATGGAAAAGGACCTTGAGAAAGTCAAAGAGGACCTTGAGAAAGTTAGTAAAATACTACAAAGCGGAACATATGAAGGTGATGCAACAGAAGAGACTGAAGCTGAGGATTGGGTCGTCCTCTCTGACCGTGAGATAGAGGAAGCACAGATGAATGGAGCCTTGAAAAGTCCAGGGCCTGCCTTACATCCATATAAGGGTGACGGAGGGACTCCCCGATCTAAAGTCACAAAGGACAGCAGTAATGTTAAGGAACACCTCCTTGATGCACCAAAAGCAAAATCCACCACTTTAACCAAAGTACAAACACGCCTTgggagtgaggaggaagatgagcAACAAGGTCTCCACTCCACAATCTCTGATACGTCACAATCCGTGTCCCCGCTGGTTGAAGAGACTCCCATTGGCTCGATAAAAGACAAAGTCAAAGCCTTACAACAGAAAGTAGAGGCAGAGCAAACGGGAAAAGGAATCACACCTTCACAATTGCCTGTCAGTGCCAAATTGCCTCCAAACCTCATACAAATCCGTCAACATAGAGCAAGGCCTGAAGCTGGATCAGAAAAACGTGAGGAGAGCATCTCAGTTAAAGAGTTGATGCAAGTGTTTCAAAAAGAGCCCTCACACAGAGAATCGGGGACGTGTAAGCCCAAAACATCCACAGTGCAAAGATTGGAAGATACCACAAAGTCAGAAAACCTATTGTTAAAATCTGTGTGCAAAGAACAAAGAGTATCTTTGGATTCTAAGATTTGTCCACTCAGCAACGTGGAAAAGAAGCCCACCACAGAGTCAGAACTGACCAAAAGTAGAAACTTTGAAAAAGGTGACAATGAAGATAACTACCAAGACGAAGGAGCCGCTGCATTCTCGACAAGTGCCAGTTCTGGAACTCCACATCTGAGTTCTGAAGACAGTTGCAAACATGAAGGTCTTGCCACTCCTGACTCAAGCCCTGAAAGCCTTTGTCTTTCAcccaaaaatgaacaacaaacagcacaaacagcaggaaaaACCACCGCAGCGTTTGAAATATCAAGTCAAGGCACGGAAAAGACAGGAATACCTTGTAAAAGTCAAGGACTTGGCCCTGGTGACCAACTGTCTACTGACTTGACCTGCGATGTGTCTTTCGGCGAGGCTGCACATGACAGCACTCCAAGTGAGTCCACCTCTGATGCAAGGACCAGGCCTAGGTGTTTTAAATCTGATGCAGAACAAAATACTGTTTCAAACACTGTAGAGCAACTCAATGACGACGACAGCCCCAATTTTGAACTATCATTGCCCTTAGCGAGTTCACAAACTTCTAAATCCTTTTATAAGTGTCATGGAAGCTTGGAGTTATTTTTAAAGCAAGACTCTGATCCTCTCAGTCCATTAGCTGAGGACTCTTTGCCAGTAAGCCACAAAGACTCACTCGAAGGTAGTCCTATAGATGAAAACTCTTCCATTAAGTCCCCAGATTCCATTGAACCCAGCCCCACCAAGGAATCTCCCCCTCGTGACTCTTTAGAAAGTAGTCCTGTCAACCATTCATCATTCACATTCGAGGTAGATCGTCCAAGTCAATCTCCAATCCCTCCGGAGTCCTTTAATGAAGCAGCGTTCAAAGATACATTGCGTGGTAGGCGTTTCCGAGACCCTGAGGGTAGTGCTGATGATGACAGTTGTGAGTTGACATCACAGATGACGAGTTCTGGTAAGAGTCCTCCCTCCCCTGATACCCCGAGTTCCGATGAGGTAAGTTATGACTTAAATCCCAACCATCCTGATCATTCATCCCTCTCTTTCCAATTCAAACCAGCGGTCATCTACGAAGACCCAGAAGAAGACGATACGTCAGACAGCAGTGAACCTCAGAAAAGAGTTACAGCTAAAATGAAATCGGTTGATGAGATGGAAGGGGACATAGAGTTCCCAAGGGACACGCAATGTAAATTTGGGGTGAAAAGACTCACTGAGGAAACGGGGTTACCGCTTCTCGTTTTCTCCCATAATAAAGTTCACTCTTCTTTTTCAGCAGGTGTGCATGATGGCCCCAACGCAAAAGATCTCAACCAAACAGCTCGTATGAGCCAGGAGGAAGCCAAGAAAGACCTATCAAAACTCACTCTGAAAACAGCACTGCAACCAACAGTTGCGCCAGCTGTTGTTGCTGATACACGCAGCCATTCCAAAGCAGCTCTAACCCCAAACACAGAAAATAGAACTGATGAGCAGAAGGAAGACAGTTTACGGAAGTCAAAAGAAATTATGCCAGAGCTCGGTGTTGCCCGACTTCCAAACTTTACACCAGCTAGTAACGTAACAGATGAAGTCAAAGCTGGGCCGGAGGTTGGACTTGACACACATAGTGAAACAAAGGAAAGTTTTAAACCACAGTTCTGTATCTATGATGATACAGATGAGGATGAACTAGAACATCCCAGAACTGAATCTAAAGGCGTCACGGCGAGGGTGGATGCGGCGTACTCGTGGTCTGCCATGCTGGATAACGGCAATGATTTTGAAGCTCGTCTCAAAGTGGAGGATGAGAAGATACTCAATCTGGTGGTGGACTCTCAGTCTCTGCCAGGCACACCAGACACCACGCCGGGTAAAACGCCAACTGAGGAGAGCACACCAACAAGTGAACCCAACCCTTTTCTCTTCCAGGAAGGAAAGCTTTTTGAGATGACCCGAAGCGGCGCTATTGATATGACCAAAAGGAGCTGCGAGCAAGATGTTGGCGGCTTCgcttttttccaaattggtgaACACCCACACGAGGAGCCCATATTGGAAAACAGCAAGCAAGAATGCAGGGCGTCAGCAGCTCAACAGGAAGTTGGCCTCAATCTAAAACTTGAGGTCAAGATTAAGGAGCAGGCTGAAGAAACGGTACCCTCACAGCTTCAGTTGGCAACCGAGGTTGATCAGGCATCCGCAAAatcaaaaatccccaaaatgggCCTTTCAGCTTCAGCCAAGCCTGCTGCCAAAGATCAACCAAATCCAGGAAGTCAAATGGCTGAAACAGATCACAATATTAACAGAGCATCCTCCGATTTAGATTCAAGCTCACCCGATCAAATGATTATGAACGTAGAGAATGCAGAAACTACAATAACTAGATCTATATATGCTGAACAGGGAAGAGAGTCATCAGATTCCTCCCCTGATGACTCAAAGTCACTGATACAGACCCCCAAGTTGACGGAAGTGCCCCAGCAAAGCGCTTCTGGTACTGTTCCCCTCAAAACCCAATCCAAGCCACCCCATCAAGTTCAAAATAAAACGGCTCCTGCCGCTGTAGCAAAATCTCGAATTCCTATCAAATCGAAGTCTCTCAAATCAGAATCCTTGGGGAAATCTGCTGAAGACAAAAAACACAGAGAGCCGTCAAACAGGGACACGCACAGAAAGTCTGAAATGGACACAGGCACTTGCGTGGATGTCAAGACTAAGACGTCCACCAAGAACCTCTCTGAGGGGGCCTCGATCAGGGCAACTGCAAACAAAGGAGAGTCAAAACCAAAAGTCTTCCAGTCGAGATTGCCCATCAAAGGTAAAAGTGGCGCATCTTCTTCTCAATCGTCAACAACCAGTAAAGATAAAAGCAAGACACGCAAGCACTCCGCCGGAGCTTTCGAAGAAATCAGTGACGAGGCCGCCAAACTTGTGGAGAGGCTGGCTGAGGAGaaaaaagacgacgacgacgacgcgtcCGAGGACGAGAGGGGTCTTATAGATCTGTCGGTCCTCAAAAGAGACTCATTCGGCGATATGCACCCCCTGCCCTTGGGAGAGGTCCTTGCTATTGGACGGTTGCATGACGTTGCTGTTGAGACACAGATGGAGCAGATCGTGGACGGGAGAGCTCAAAGTCAAG GCGCTCAGGGTGGAGCGGAGAGCAAAAAGCAAACGTTGTCGGTGATTGCTGACCACCTGGGCTTCAGCTGGGAAG AGTTGGCACGAGAACTGGAATTCAGTGAGGAGAGGATTAACTTCATAAGGACTGAAAACCCAGATTCCTTGCGAGACCAAAGTTACGCCCTTTTGGATCTATGGACCGAGGGAGAGGGAATCGATGCCATAG AAACGACACTGATCAAGAGACTGAGCGAGATCAACCGCAGGGACATCGTTGACTTGATCCATAACAGAGAGACGCCATCAGCGCAGGAGGGCTCATCGGACACCACCGCAATGAAACCCGAACCGCAAAATGAGATGGACTCAACATG CACGCCTGAAGCTTCTGGGGAACCAGCAAGAGGTGTGAAACAG CAGAGGCCGGGTGCCACGCCGTCGTCGCGGTTCGAGGTGGAGCCCGCCAAGGATCGAAAAGTCGGCAAGGTTGTCAAGACGACCGTGACGACCAGACGGCGGTCGCGAGACACGAGCAGGGAGCACTTGGAGAAG ACGCCCGACACTTCAAGTCCGGCGGGTGAGCGGCCTTCTCGCAAAACAGCAGCTGCGCCCTGA
- the LOC133494872 gene encoding ankyrin-2-like isoform X3 produces MFVPFHLNFSFYLIILTSQFIIHGTEDEEMATSVRNSELIRQPDLLVEVSEMKQDLIKMTAILTADPSKKSPSLEGSGPEKGAHDVSRVPLELMEKDLEKVKEDLEKVSKILQSGTYEGDATEETEAEDWVVLSDREIEEAQMNGALKSPGPALHPYKGDGGTPRSKVTKDSSNVKEHLLDAPKAKSTTLTKVQTRLGSEEEDEQQGLHSTISDTSQSVSPLVEETPIGSIKDKVKALQQKVEAEQTGKGITPSQLPVSAKLPPNLIQIRQHRARPEAGSEKREESISVKELMQVFQKEPSHRESGTCKPKTSTVQRLEDTTKSENLLLKSVCKEQRVSLDSKICPLSNVEKKPTTESELTKSRNFEKGDNEDNYQDEGAAAFSTSASSGTPHLSSEDSCKHEGLATPDSSPESLCLSPKNEQQTAQTAGKTTAAFEISSQGTEKTGIPCKSQGLGPGDQLSTDLTCDVSFGEAAHDSTPSESTSDARTRPRCFKSDAEQNTVSNTVEQLNDDDSPNFELSLPLASSQTSKSFYKCHGSLELFLKQDSDPLSPLAEDSLPVSHKDSLEGSPIDENSSIKSPDSIEPSPTKESPPRDSLESSPVNHSSFTFEVDRPSQSPIPPESFNEAAFKDTLRGRRFRDPEGSADDDSCELTSQMTSSGKSPPSPDTPSSDEVSYDLNPNHPDHSSLSFQFKPAVIYEDPEEDDTSDSSEPQKRVTAKMKSVDEMEGDIEFPRDTQSGVHDGPNAKDLNQTARMSQEEAKKDLSKLTLKTALQPTVAPAVVADTRSHSKAALTPNTENRTDEQKEDSLRKSKEIMPELGVARLPNFTPASNVTDEVKAGPEVGLDTHSETKESFKPQFCIYDDTDEDELEHPRTESKGVTARVDAAYSWSAMLDNGNDFEARLKVEDEKILNLVVDSQSLPGTPDTTPGKTPTEESTPTSEPNPFLFQEGKLFEMTRSGAIDMTKRSCEQDVGGFAFFQIGEHPHEEPILENSKQECRASAAQQEVGLNLKLEVKIKEQAEETVPSQLQLATEVDQASAKSKIPKMGLSASAKPAAKDQPNPGSQMAETDHNINRASSDLDSSSPDQMIMNVENAETTITRSIYAEQGRESSDSSPDDSKSLIQTPKLTEVPQQSASGTVPLKTQSKPPHQVQNKTAPAAVAKSRIPIKSKSLKSESLGKSAEDKKHREPSNRDTHRKSEMDTGTCVDVKTKTSTKNLSEGASIRATANKGESKPKVFQSRLPIKGKSGASSSQSSTTSKDKSKTRKHSAGAFEEISDEAAKLVERLAEEKKDDDDDASEDERGLIDLSVLKRDSFGDMHPLPLGEVLAIGRLHDVAVETQMEQIVDGRAQSQGAQGGAESKKQTLSVIADHLGFSWEELARELEFSEERINFIRTENPDSLRDQSYALLDLWTEGEGIDAIETTLIKRLSEINRRDIVDLIHNRETPSAQEGSSDTTAMKPEPQNEMDSTCTPEASGEPARGVKQQRPGATPSSRFEVEPAKDRKVGKVVKTTVTTRRRSRDTSREHLEKTPDTSSPAGERPSRKTAAAP; encoded by the exons ATGTTTGTCCcctttcatttgaatttttcattttatttgattattttaactTCTCAATTCATCATCCACGGCACGGAAGATGAAGAAATGGCGACGTCAGTCCGAAACTCTGAGCTAATTCGACAACCCGACCTACTAGTAGAGGTGTCTGAGATGAAACAAGATTTGATCAAAATGACGGCTATTTTAACAGCCGATCCTTCGAAGAAATCCCCTTCTCTGGAAGGGAGTGGTCCTGAGAAAGGAGCGCACGATGTTTCGAGGGTGCCGTTAGAATTAATGGAAAAGGACCTTGAGAAAGTCAAAGAGGACCTTGAGAAAGTTAGTAAAATACTACAAAGCGGAACATATGAAGGTGATGCAACAGAAGAGACTGAAGCTGAGGATTGGGTCGTCCTCTCTGACCGTGAGATAGAGGAAGCACAGATGAATGGAGCCTTGAAAAGTCCAGGGCCTGCCTTACATCCATATAAGGGTGACGGAGGGACTCCCCGATCTAAAGTCACAAAGGACAGCAGTAATGTTAAGGAACACCTCCTTGATGCACCAAAAGCAAAATCCACCACTTTAACCAAAGTACAAACACGCCTTgggagtgaggaggaagatgagcAACAAGGTCTCCACTCCACAATCTCTGATACGTCACAATCCGTGTCCCCGCTGGTTGAAGAGACTCCCATTGGCTCGATAAAAGACAAAGTCAAAGCCTTACAACAGAAAGTAGAGGCAGAGCAAACGGGAAAAGGAATCACACCTTCACAATTGCCTGTCAGTGCCAAATTGCCTCCAAACCTCATACAAATCCGTCAACATAGAGCAAGGCCTGAAGCTGGATCAGAAAAACGTGAGGAGAGCATCTCAGTTAAAGAGTTGATGCAAGTGTTTCAAAAAGAGCCCTCACACAGAGAATCGGGGACGTGTAAGCCCAAAACATCCACAGTGCAAAGATTGGAAGATACCACAAAGTCAGAAAACCTATTGTTAAAATCTGTGTGCAAAGAACAAAGAGTATCTTTGGATTCTAAGATTTGTCCACTCAGCAACGTGGAAAAGAAGCCCACCACAGAGTCAGAACTGACCAAAAGTAGAAACTTTGAAAAAGGTGACAATGAAGATAACTACCAAGACGAAGGAGCCGCTGCATTCTCGACAAGTGCCAGTTCTGGAACTCCACATCTGAGTTCTGAAGACAGTTGCAAACATGAAGGTCTTGCCACTCCTGACTCAAGCCCTGAAAGCCTTTGTCTTTCAcccaaaaatgaacaacaaacagcacaaacagcaggaaaaACCACCGCAGCGTTTGAAATATCAAGTCAAGGCACGGAAAAGACAGGAATACCTTGTAAAAGTCAAGGACTTGGCCCTGGTGACCAACTGTCTACTGACTTGACCTGCGATGTGTCTTTCGGCGAGGCTGCACATGACAGCACTCCAAGTGAGTCCACCTCTGATGCAAGGACCAGGCCTAGGTGTTTTAAATCTGATGCAGAACAAAATACTGTTTCAAACACTGTAGAGCAACTCAATGACGACGACAGCCCCAATTTTGAACTATCATTGCCCTTAGCGAGTTCACAAACTTCTAAATCCTTTTATAAGTGTCATGGAAGCTTGGAGTTATTTTTAAAGCAAGACTCTGATCCTCTCAGTCCATTAGCTGAGGACTCTTTGCCAGTAAGCCACAAAGACTCACTCGAAGGTAGTCCTATAGATGAAAACTCTTCCATTAAGTCCCCAGATTCCATTGAACCCAGCCCCACCAAGGAATCTCCCCCTCGTGACTCTTTAGAAAGTAGTCCTGTCAACCATTCATCATTCACATTCGAGGTAGATCGTCCAAGTCAATCTCCAATCCCTCCGGAGTCCTTTAATGAAGCAGCGTTCAAAGATACATTGCGTGGTAGGCGTTTCCGAGACCCTGAGGGTAGTGCTGATGATGACAGTTGTGAGTTGACATCACAGATGACGAGTTCTGGTAAGAGTCCTCCCTCCCCTGATACCCCGAGTTCCGATGAGGTAAGTTATGACTTAAATCCCAACCATCCTGATCATTCATCCCTCTCTTTCCAATTCAAACCAGCGGTCATCTACGAAGACCCAGAAGAAGACGATACGTCAGACAGCAGTGAACCTCAGAAAAGAGTTACAGCTAAAATGAAATCGGTTGATGAGATGGAAGGGGACATAGAGTTCCCAAGGGACACGCAAT CAGGTGTGCATGATGGCCCCAACGCAAAAGATCTCAACCAAACAGCTCGTATGAGCCAGGAGGAAGCCAAGAAAGACCTATCAAAACTCACTCTGAAAACAGCACTGCAACCAACAGTTGCGCCAGCTGTTGTTGCTGATACACGCAGCCATTCCAAAGCAGCTCTAACCCCAAACACAGAAAATAGAACTGATGAGCAGAAGGAAGACAGTTTACGGAAGTCAAAAGAAATTATGCCAGAGCTCGGTGTTGCCCGACTTCCAAACTTTACACCAGCTAGTAACGTAACAGATGAAGTCAAAGCTGGGCCGGAGGTTGGACTTGACACACATAGTGAAACAAAGGAAAGTTTTAAACCACAGTTCTGTATCTATGATGATACAGATGAGGATGAACTAGAACATCCCAGAACTGAATCTAAAGGCGTCACGGCGAGGGTGGATGCGGCGTACTCGTGGTCTGCCATGCTGGATAACGGCAATGATTTTGAAGCTCGTCTCAAAGTGGAGGATGAGAAGATACTCAATCTGGTGGTGGACTCTCAGTCTCTGCCAGGCACACCAGACACCACGCCGGGTAAAACGCCAACTGAGGAGAGCACACCAACAAGTGAACCCAACCCTTTTCTCTTCCAGGAAGGAAAGCTTTTTGAGATGACCCGAAGCGGCGCTATTGATATGACCAAAAGGAGCTGCGAGCAAGATGTTGGCGGCTTCgcttttttccaaattggtgaACACCCACACGAGGAGCCCATATTGGAAAACAGCAAGCAAGAATGCAGGGCGTCAGCAGCTCAACAGGAAGTTGGCCTCAATCTAAAACTTGAGGTCAAGATTAAGGAGCAGGCTGAAGAAACGGTACCCTCACAGCTTCAGTTGGCAACCGAGGTTGATCAGGCATCCGCAAAatcaaaaatccccaaaatgggCCTTTCAGCTTCAGCCAAGCCTGCTGCCAAAGATCAACCAAATCCAGGAAGTCAAATGGCTGAAACAGATCACAATATTAACAGAGCATCCTCCGATTTAGATTCAAGCTCACCCGATCAAATGATTATGAACGTAGAGAATGCAGAAACTACAATAACTAGATCTATATATGCTGAACAGGGAAGAGAGTCATCAGATTCCTCCCCTGATGACTCAAAGTCACTGATACAGACCCCCAAGTTGACGGAAGTGCCCCAGCAAAGCGCTTCTGGTACTGTTCCCCTCAAAACCCAATCCAAGCCACCCCATCAAGTTCAAAATAAAACGGCTCCTGCCGCTGTAGCAAAATCTCGAATTCCTATCAAATCGAAGTCTCTCAAATCAGAATCCTTGGGGAAATCTGCTGAAGACAAAAAACACAGAGAGCCGTCAAACAGGGACACGCACAGAAAGTCTGAAATGGACACAGGCACTTGCGTGGATGTCAAGACTAAGACGTCCACCAAGAACCTCTCTGAGGGGGCCTCGATCAGGGCAACTGCAAACAAAGGAGAGTCAAAACCAAAAGTCTTCCAGTCGAGATTGCCCATCAAAGGTAAAAGTGGCGCATCTTCTTCTCAATCGTCAACAACCAGTAAAGATAAAAGCAAGACACGCAAGCACTCCGCCGGAGCTTTCGAAGAAATCAGTGACGAGGCCGCCAAACTTGTGGAGAGGCTGGCTGAGGAGaaaaaagacgacgacgacgacgcgtcCGAGGACGAGAGGGGTCTTATAGATCTGTCGGTCCTCAAAAGAGACTCATTCGGCGATATGCACCCCCTGCCCTTGGGAGAGGTCCTTGCTATTGGACGGTTGCATGACGTTGCTGTTGAGACACAGATGGAGCAGATCGTGGACGGGAGAGCTCAAAGTCAAG GCGCTCAGGGTGGAGCGGAGAGCAAAAAGCAAACGTTGTCGGTGATTGCTGACCACCTGGGCTTCAGCTGGGAAG AGTTGGCACGAGAACTGGAATTCAGTGAGGAGAGGATTAACTTCATAAGGACTGAAAACCCAGATTCCTTGCGAGACCAAAGTTACGCCCTTTTGGATCTATGGACCGAGGGAGAGGGAATCGATGCCATAG AAACGACACTGATCAAGAGACTGAGCGAGATCAACCGCAGGGACATCGTTGACTTGATCCATAACAGAGAGACGCCATCAGCGCAGGAGGGCTCATCGGACACCACCGCAATGAAACCCGAACCGCAAAATGAGATGGACTCAACATG CACGCCTGAAGCTTCTGGGGAACCAGCAAGAGGTGTGAAACAG CAGAGGCCGGGTGCCACGCCGTCGTCGCGGTTCGAGGTGGAGCCCGCCAAGGATCGAAAAGTCGGCAAGGTTGTCAAGACGACCGTGACGACCAGACGGCGGTCGCGAGACACGAGCAGGGAGCACTTGGAGAAG ACGCCCGACACTTCAAGTCCGGCGGGTGAGCGGCCTTCTCGCAAAACAGCAGCTGCGCCCTGA